In Leptospira ellinghausenii, the genomic stretch AGTCCTTCTGCAAGTGAAACTAAGAAGAGAATACCCATGACAGGAAGGGCAATTTTAAACGATACTACAAACATAGCGCCGATTGCATCTTCTACCAATCGATACAATCCACTATTCACTTTTCCAGTGAAGGAGATAATACGAATTTTTTCAAAAGAATAGGCAAGGGTTTCAATGAGAAAACGATGTGCCCCTATCACTAGGAATAAGGCGGTTGCCATTAAGTTTTTCATCGTACCAATAGCAGGGAGTGAGTTTTGTGTCACTGGATCGAGGATTTCTGTATAACCAAATCCAATTTGGTTATTAAAAAATTCACCAGCCATCTGAAATGCGCTAAACACGAGTGAGACGAGAAACCCAATAAACACACCAATGAGCATCTCCGAAATGATCATAATCCCAAAATTCACCATATGACCAGGCACAGGTGGCATGTAGTTTGCCACAACAGGGTATATGATCAATGAGACCATAAAGGAAAAAATCATTCGAAGGGAGAAGTTGATCGATTCTGATGAAAAAAATGGGGCTACAAGGAATAATCCAAGCAGTCGTACTAAAACAAAAAGGAAAGATTGAAAGTGTAAGATGAATGCTTCCATATCATATCTTTTCGATCATAAAAAAGATTTCCCTAGTATAGTCCGTCATCACACGTACCATCCAGGCTGAAAAAAAGACAATCACTGCAAAAATGGAAACAA encodes the following:
- the fliR gene encoding flagellar biosynthetic protein FliR; translated protein: MEAFILHFQSFLFVLVRLLGLFLVAPFFSSESINFSLRMIFSFMVSLIIYPVVANYMPPVPGHMVNFGIMIISEMLIGVFIGFLVSLVFSAFQMAGEFFNNQIGFGYTEILDPVTQNSLPAIGTMKNLMATALFLVIGAHRFLIETLAYSFEKIRIISFTGKVNSGLYRLVEDAIGAMFVVSFKIALPVMGILFLVSLAEGLMGKAAQQMNVMSMSFPLKVFIGTLTLIATLTFIATQMVQGIQISMDKASLLVREWPSL